From Camelus ferus isolate YT-003-E chromosome 18, BCGSAC_Cfer_1.0, whole genome shotgun sequence, one genomic window encodes:
- the BCL7B gene encoding B-cell CLL/lymphoma 7 protein family member B isoform X1: MSGRSVRAETRSRAKDDIKKVMAAIEKVRKWEKKWVTVGDTSLRIFKWVPVTDSKEKEKSKSNSSAAREPNGFPSDASANSSLLLEFQDENSNQSSVSDVYQLKVDSSTNSSPSPQQSESLSPAHTSDFRTDDSQPPTLGQEILEGESPLTQEPSLPASEVADEPPTLTKEEPVPLETQVAEEEEDSGAPPLKRFCVDQPAVPQAASES; encoded by the exons ATGTCGGGCCGGTCGGTCCGGGCCGAGACCCGCAGCCGGGCCAAAGACGACATCAAGAAGGTGATGGCGGCCATCGAGAAAGTGCGGAAATG ggagaaaaagtGGGTGACTGTGGGTGACACGTCCCTTAGGATATTTAAGTGGGTTCCTGTGACGGACAGCAAGGAG aaagaaaagtcaaaatcgAACAGTTCAGCAGCCCGGGAACCTAATGGCTTTCCCTCTGATGCCTCAGCCaattcctctctccttcttgaaTTCCAGG ATGAAAACAGCAACCAGAGTTCTGTGTCTGATGTCTATCAACTTAAGGTGGACAGCAGTACTAACTcgagccccagcccccagcagagcGAGTCCCTGAGCCCAGCGCACACCTCTGACTTCCGCACAGATGACTCCCAGCCTCCCACTCTGGGCCAGGAGATCCTTGAGGGTGAGTCTCCGTTGACCCAAG AGCCATCTCTTCCTGCCTCGGAGGTTGCTGATGAACCTCCCACCCTCACGAAGGAAGAACCAGTTCCACTAGAGACACAG GTtgctgaggaagaggaagactcAGGTGCCCCACCCCTGAAACGCTTCTGTGTGGACCAGCCCGCCGTGCCGCAGGCAGCGTCAGAAAGCTAG
- the BCL7B gene encoding B-cell CLL/lymphoma 7 protein family member B isoform X2: MSGRSVRAETRSRAKDDIKKVMAAIEKVRKWEKKWVTVGDTSLRIFKWVPVTDSKEKEKSKSNSSAAREPNGFPSDASANSSLLLEFQDENSNQSSVSDVYQLKVDSSTNSSPSPQQSESLSPAHTSDFRTDDSQPPTLGQEILEEPSLPASEVADEPPTLTKEEPVPLETQVAEEEEDSGAPPLKRFCVDQPAVPQAASES; the protein is encoded by the exons ATGTCGGGCCGGTCGGTCCGGGCCGAGACCCGCAGCCGGGCCAAAGACGACATCAAGAAGGTGATGGCGGCCATCGAGAAAGTGCGGAAATG ggagaaaaagtGGGTGACTGTGGGTGACACGTCCCTTAGGATATTTAAGTGGGTTCCTGTGACGGACAGCAAGGAG aaagaaaagtcaaaatcgAACAGTTCAGCAGCCCGGGAACCTAATGGCTTTCCCTCTGATGCCTCAGCCaattcctctctccttcttgaaTTCCAGG ATGAAAACAGCAACCAGAGTTCTGTGTCTGATGTCTATCAACTTAAGGTGGACAGCAGTACTAACTcgagccccagcccccagcagagcGAGTCCCTGAGCCCAGCGCACACCTCTGACTTCCGCACAGATGACTCCCAGCCTCCCACTCTGGGCCAGGAGATCCTTGAGG AGCCATCTCTTCCTGCCTCGGAGGTTGCTGATGAACCTCCCACCCTCACGAAGGAAGAACCAGTTCCACTAGAGACACAG GTtgctgaggaagaggaagactcAGGTGCCCCACCCCTGAAACGCTTCTGTGTGGACCAGCCCGCCGTGCCGCAGGCAGCGTCAGAAAGCTAG